In Thermoanaerobaculia bacterium, one genomic interval encodes:
- a CDS encoding glycosyl hydrolase, translating into QWTAPLLASRREPGVIYHGSNVLLRSADGGETWQQVSPDLTRNDKEKQQWSGGPITGDNTGVEIYDTIFSLAESPHAEGELWAGTDDGLVHVTRDGGANWANITPSGMPEWATVESIALSGATAGTAWIAVDAHRLDDLRPYVFRTRDGGLTWDLAIQGLPPTAYVLVVREDPVVPGLLYAGTRFGLFLSRDGGDRWEAFKLNLPPVVVTDLEVKNGDLVVATSGRSLWILDDLSAVRAWGSEAAAQPLRLFPTRPAERLQLQNGWSAEAVGENPPRGAIVHYSLATKAEGEVILEVFDGEGRRVRRLSSIPEPQIYPQDDPDEPMKEPEAVLQTAAGLHRAIWDLRWEGARRLENAKVDLGDPTVGPLAIPGTYRLRLTAGGRTEETVLNVLADPRSRVSAADLAAQLDFALELRADVDRVVAGVGELREIQAQTRDLAKRLAGDGRAAGLIQAAKRAGEIAAALEARFHNPRAEIVYDILAQRGGTQLHSNLTFLYISALWGEGAPTQGMKEVAAELEALLLGLERQLLELKSGDLAELERQARELNLPRVLLRKSIEAEELE; encoded by the coding sequence CAGTGGACGGCGCCGCTCCTCGCCTCGCGCCGGGAGCCCGGTGTGATCTACCACGGCTCGAACGTCCTCCTGCGCTCGGCGGACGGCGGCGAGACCTGGCAGCAGGTCTCGCCCGACCTCACCCGCAACGACAAGGAGAAGCAGCAGTGGTCGGGCGGGCCGATCACCGGCGACAACACCGGGGTCGAGATCTACGACACCATCTTTTCGCTCGCCGAGTCGCCTCATGCCGAAGGCGAGCTCTGGGCCGGGACCGACGACGGGCTGGTGCACGTGACGCGCGACGGCGGAGCGAACTGGGCGAACATCACCCCCTCGGGTATGCCGGAGTGGGCGACGGTCGAGTCGATCGCCCTTTCGGGCGCCACCGCCGGCACCGCCTGGATCGCGGTCGACGCCCATCGGCTCGACGACCTGCGCCCCTACGTCTTCCGCACCCGGGACGGCGGTCTGACCTGGGATCTCGCCATCCAGGGTCTACCGCCTACGGCCTACGTCCTCGTGGTTCGCGAGGACCCGGTGGTGCCGGGCCTGCTCTACGCCGGGACGCGCTTCGGGCTCTTCCTGTCGCGCGACGGCGGCGACCGCTGGGAGGCCTTCAAACTCAACCTGCCGCCGGTCGTGGTCACCGACCTCGAGGTGAAGAACGGCGACCTGGTCGTCGCGACGAGCGGACGCTCGCTGTGGATCCTCGACGATCTCTCCGCCGTGCGTGCCTGGGGCAGCGAAGCCGCCGCTCAGCCTCTTCGTCTCTTCCCGACCCGACCGGCCGAGCGGCTCCAGCTCCAGAACGGGTGGAGCGCCGAGGCGGTGGGGGAGAACCCGCCGCGTGGAGCGATCGTCCACTACTCGCTGGCAACGAAGGCCGAGGGCGAGGTGATTCTCGAGGTCTTCGACGGCGAAGGCCGCAGGGTGCGCAGACTCTCGAGCATCCCGGAGCCGCAGATCTATCCCCAGGACGACCCGGACGAGCCGATGAAAGAGCCGGAGGCCGTGCTTCAGACGGCGGCGGGTCTCCATCGTGCCATCTGGGACCTGCGCTGGGAGGGCGCGCGGCGGCTCGAGAACGCCAAGGTCGATCTGGGAGATCCGACCGTCGGACCGCTGGCGATTCCCGGCACCTACCGTCTCCGTCTCACGGCCGGCGGTCGGACGGAAGAGACCGTTCTCAACGTCCTCGCCGACCCGCGCTCGCGGGTGAGCGCCGCCGACCTCGCGGCGCAGCTCGACTTCGCGCTCGAGCTCCGCGCCGACGTCGATCGCGTCGTGGCCGGCGTCGGCGAGTTGCGCGAGATTCAGGCGCAGACCCGCGACCTCGCGAAACGGCTGGCTGGAGACGGGCGCGCCGCGGGGCTGATCCAGGCGGCGAAACGGGCAGGCGAGATCGCGGCGGCGCTCGAGGCCCGCTTCCACAACCCGCGGGCGGAGATCGTCTACGACATTCTCGCCCAGCGCGGCGGCACGCAGCTGCATTCGAACCTGACCTTCCTCTACATCTCCGCCCTCTGGGGCGAAGGCGCGCCGACGCAGGGGATGAAGGAGGTCGCAGCGGAGCTCGAAGCGCTGCTCCTGGGGCTCGAAAGGCAACTCCTGGAGCTCAAGAGCGGCGATCTGGCCGAGCTCGAACGCCAGGCGCGCGAGCTCAATCTGCCGCGTGTGTTGCTCAGGAAATCGATCGAAGCCGAGGAGCTGGAGTAG